The proteins below come from a single Plasmodium sp. gorilla clade G2 genome assembly, chromosome: 13 genomic window:
- a CDS encoding rhomboid protease ROM6, putative, whose protein sequence is MLKYHKFCKYNKKNEDLFINIINNKQNSLFGKLNKRGEKYIHTCTALKRKDRLRCERKLKLREKFKIIVYTSLYFFTCDYLYHEFILKKNKNEKNEEKKNEQNIDPVGLNNKIKKKGYDNNINNINNNINNNNNIYKPNDSLKNDQSYFFLYSNPFVNFFIDSIKKLNIFVNSNTIHNENEDKQGDKNLKKVDKKNDEKENNSYEIKITRGSRNKNIYENSIIDKEKLLYKGNYHNNNNNNDNNETYKKHNNNNNMSNVISNHIYNKNYFFNKCNLFLLCNGLIFITWRISEVLTNKRLFHFMCRNFICSYNNIKNKYIHTLITSSVSHITFPHFLFNMWAFYTITNTLLSPEIGESKKKFYFFNYKSNVLQQKMNDQDIINICVLSSICSTIPYILLNKKNQILGASGSIMGLVYILSTLKPNEVFISIFPLPYLKLTALQLCHLSILTNIFFLFFRKKKINHFNIAWSAHIFGLLGGALYNIYQRKIKNNNNYYPFIQLSIKNGYLDYVNSYLDLLDMLKCFHLQTKMFFSLDIKTMQSLNRKIQSIKSHTAQRRMHFQIKKMKNLEFLSKKNQLQ, encoded by the coding sequence aTGCTAAAATACCataaattttgtaaatataataaaaaaaatgaagatttatttattaacataattaataataagcAGAATTCCTTATTTGGTAAGTTAAACAAGAGGggggaaaaatatattcacacGTGTACGGCtctaaaaagaaaagatagACTAAGGTGTGAgagaaaattaaaattaagagaaaagtttaaaattattgtttatacgtcattatatttttttacatgtgattatttatatcatgaatttattttaaaaaagaataagaatgaaaaaaatgaagaaaaaaaaaatgaacaaaatattgACCCTGTTggtttaaataataaaattaaaaagaaaggatatgataataatattaataatattaataataatattaataataataataatatatataaaccaaATGATTCTCTAAAAAACGATCAGtcgtatttttttctttatagtAATCcttttgtaaatttttttatagatagtatcaaaaaattaaacatattTGTTAATTCAAACACGATACACAAcgaaaatgaagataaacAAGGTGACAAGAATTTGAAGAAggttgataaaaaaaatgatgagaaGGAAAACAATtcttatgaaataaaaattactAGAGGAagtagaaataaaaatatatatgaaaattcaATTATAGATAaggaaaaattattatataaaggtaattatcataataataataataataatgataataatgagacttataaaaaacataacaataataataatatgagtaATGTAATTtcaaatcatatatataacaaaaattatttttttaataaatgcaACTTATTCCTACTTTGTAATggattaatatttattacatgGAGAATAAGTGAAGTGCTAACAAATAAGagattatttcattttatgtgTAGGAATTTTATATGctcttataataatataaaaaataaatatatacatacactTATTACATCTAGTGTTAGTCATATAACTTTtccacattttttatttaatatgtgGGCTTTCTATACTATTACAAATACATTATTATCCCCAGAAATAGGAGAAAGcaaaaagaaattttatttttttaattataaatctAATGTATTACAACAAAAAATGAATGATcaagatattattaatatatgtgtattatcTTCTATATGTTCAACTATACCATATAttctattaaataaaaagaatcaAATACTTGGAGCATCTGGTTCTATCATGGGATtagtttatatattatcaacaCTCAAACCAAATGAAGtgtttatttctatatttccATTGccttatttaaaattaacaGCATTACAATTATGCCATTTAAGTatattaacaaatatattctttcttttttttagaaaaaaaaaaataaatcatttcAATATTGCATGGTCAGCACATATCTTTGGTCTTTTAGGTGGagcattatataatatatatcaaagaaaaataaaaaataataataactattATCCATTTATTCAACTCTCTATAAAAAATGGATATTTAGATTATGTTAATTCATATTTAGATCTTCTAGATATGTTAAAATGTTTTCACCTACAAACAAAAATGTTCTTCTCTCtagatataaaaacaatGCAATCACTTAATAGAAAAATACAGTCTATTAAATCACACACTGCACAACGAAGAATGCATTtccaaattaaaaaaatgaaaaacttGGAGTTCTTATCTAAAAAAAACCAATTACAATAA
- a CDS encoding ubiquitin-conjugating enzyme E2, with protein sequence MRPIILLNIFIGYYFFIVINSVVGNLPKKNSYYNIPNYKARNVSNIKNNKYNYFIIDTYNNIKKKNNSIYEHNFKNLNEKNKTYLFIDNKKRRRKFFYSKIEENKKLQGKELKPSRTVEKHIKTKYNLGNANYRIQKELNNFLKNPPINCTIDVHPSNIRIWIVQYVGLENTIYANEVYKIKIIFPDNYPLKPPIVYFLQKPPKHTHVYSNGDICLSVLGDDYNPSLSISGLILSIISMLSSAKEKKLPIDNYTHADAKPGSSQNNFLYHDDKC encoded by the coding sequence ATGAGACCAATAATATTGCTTAACATTTTCATAgggtattattttttcattgtcATAAATAGCGTAGTAGGTAActtaccaaaaaaaaattcgtaCTATAATATTCCAAACTATAAAGCAAGAAATGTTTCAAatattaagaataataaatataattattttataatagacacatataataatataaaaaagaagaataatAGCATATATGAACATAATTTTAAGAAccttaatgaaaaaaataaaacatatttatttattgataataagaaaagaagacgtaaatttttttattctaaaatagaggaaaataaaaaattacaagGGAAAGAATTGAAGCCTTCAAGAACTGtagaaaaacatataaaaacgAAATATAATTTAGGAAATGCAAATTATAGAATTCAAAAAGagttaaataattttttaaagaatccACCAATTAATTGTACTATTGATGTACATCCAAGTAATATAAGAATATGGATTGTACAATATGTAGGTTTAGAGAATACTATATATGCTAATGaagtttataaaattaaaataatttttccaGATAATTATCCTTTAAAGCCACctattgtatattttttacaaaaacCTCCTAAACATACACATGTATATTCTAATGGAGATATTTGTTTAAGTGTATTAGGTGATGATTATAATCCCAGCCTCTCGATTTCTGGATTAATTTTATCTATCATATCAATGTTATCATCtgcaaaagaaaaaaaattacctaTTGATAATTATACACATGCTGATGCCAAACCAGGAAGTAGCcaaaataattttctataTCATGACGATAAatgttaa
- a CDS encoding inner membrane complex protein produces the protein MEKIEKTFDETSETHAESATRPFGVDGYSSESFSITQPNVKEYYTYSNIDPHEYGSNSNYSIRYGCNGNSFICKPQTPKVFIRRVDRKRKEANKKSISLNGSCYKEFSPYGALPNSSVHGSNIGDYNYSMPTSNSVQYNNIYSPDKANTMSYAYSFDELNYPLSQQILNNNNSHLRIPLCVQESNRNNNVCNIMNRVTPFNKNPYHLNYTIPQMVEAKCDAISKRIINYIKLILRYIYKVLKLAFHKLKSDLNTKEIYYDSSMPPLEDIDIHCEVCRAKYGNILLEKKHKDCISFFEGFDDNRNVFSKMWDVVDNWLEPTTNNNNIEYMKVQPQKNEQVYYQMENFPKDENGKIVLPQFSNYVKDNTVLI, from the exons ATGGAGAAAATAGAGAAAACATTTGATGAAACTAGCGAAACACATGCTGAAAGTGCAACTAGACCATTTGGTGTTGATGGTTATTCTTCTGAAAGTTTTTCTATTACTCAACCTAATGTAAAGGAGTACTATACATATTCAAATATAGACCCTCATGAATATGgtagtaatagtaattatTCAATAAGATATGGATGTAATGGAAATTCCTTTATATGTAAACCACAAACTCCAAAAGTATTTATACGTAGGGTTGATAGAAAACGTAAAGAGGCTAATAAGAAGTCAATTTCATTAAATGGTTCTTGTTACAAAGAATTTAGTCCTTATGGAGCATTACCTAATTCTTCAGTTCATGGAAGTAATATAGgtgattataattattctatGCCTACAAGTAATAGTGtccaatataataatatatactcaCCTGATAAGGCAAATACCATGTCTTATGCTTATTCTTTTGATGAATTAAATTATCCTTTGAGTCAACAAATATTGAATAACAATAATTCTCATTTACGTATTCCTCTATGTGTACAGGAATCCAATCGCAATAATAATGTATGTAACATAATGAATCGTGTAACCCCTTTCAATAAG aATCCTTACCATCTAAATTACACTATTCCCCAAATGGTAGAAGCCAAATGTGATGCAATTTCTAAGAGAatcataaattatataaaacttattttaagatatatatataaggtaTTAAAATTAGCTTTTCACAAATTAAAAAGCGACTTAAATACAAAAGAAATTTATTATGATTCATCTATGCCTCCTCTTGAAGACATTGATATACATTGTGAGGTTTGTAGAGCCaaatatggaaatatattattagaaaaaaaacacaaaGATTGTATTTCCTTTTTCGAAGGCTTTGATGATAACCGTAACGTCTTCTCAAAAATGTGGGATGTAGTAGATAACTGGTTAGAGCCAAcaacaaataataacaatatagaatatatgaAAGTTCAACCACAAAAAAACGAACAAGTGTATTATCAAATGGAAAATTTTCCAAAGGATGAAAATGGAAAAATTGTATTGCCCCAATTTAGCAACTATGTTAAGGATAATACAGtattgatataa
- a CDS encoding isocitrate dehydrogenase (NADP), mitochondrial precursor codes for MGKHIRILKNPYLQFMSKRGIQNKAAFNICGKINVENPIVELDGDEMTRIIWKDIKDKLILPYVNLKIKYFDLSIENRDKTNDQVTLEAAEEIKKTSVGIKCATITPDAARVKEFNLKEMWKSPNGTIRNILDGTVFRTPILIKNIPKLVPNWKKPIVIGRHAYADQYKQKSLKIEKSGKFEIVFTPDDNSQVLRETVFHFKSPGVCLGMYNTEESIRNFALSCFQYALDLKMPVYMSTKSTILKIYDGLFKDIFDEIYEKKFKKSFEQHNLWYEHKLIDDMVAQVLKSEGGFLWACKNYDGDIQSDAVAQGYGSLGLMSSVLLCPDGVTCVSEAAHGTVTRHYRAYQKGEKTSTNPIASIFAWTKGLEHRAKLDKNDNLKQFCYALEKACIETVEDGLMSKDLAGCIKGIKNVTDKDYIFTEDLINAINEKLKLKLLLNQSKNDPQATSCKLKNDNWSYYAPQEHST; via the coding sequence ATGGGAAAGCATATAcgaattttaaaaaatccgTACCTCCAGTTTATGTCGAAGAGAGGTATCCAAAACAAGGCAGCTTTTAATATATGCGGTAAAATTAATGTAGAGAACCCAATTGTAGAGTTAGATGGAGATGAAATGACTAGAATAATTTGGaaagatataaaagataaattaattttgCCATACGTTAACttaaagataaaatatttcgATTTATCTATTGAAAATCGAGATAAGACTAATGATCAAGTTACCTTGGAAGCTgctgaagaaataaaaaaaacatcaGTAGGTATAAAATGTGCAACCATAACACCTGATGCTGCAAGAGTTAAagaatttaatttaaaagagATGTGGAAAAGCCCTAACGGTactataagaaatatattagatGGTACTGTTTTTAGAACACCTAtacttattaaaaatatacctAAACTAGTACCTAATTGGAAGAAACCAATTGTTATAGGAAGACATGCATATGCTGAtcaatataaacaaaaatctttaaaaattgaaaaaagtGGAAAATTTGAAATTGTATTTACTCCCGATGATAATTCACAAGTACTCAGAGAAACTGTTTTCCATTTTAAATCTCCTGGTGTATGTTTAGGTATGTATAATACAGAAGAATCTATACGAAATTTTGCACTATCTTGTTTTCAATATGCTTTAGATCTTAAGATGCCAGTTTATATGAGTACTAAAAGTACTatactaaaaatatatgatggtttatttaaagatatttttgatgaaatttatgaaaaaaaatttaaaaaatcttTTGAACAACATAATTTATGGTATGAACATAAGCTCATTGATGATATGGTTGCTCAAGTATTAAAATCCGAGGGTGGATTTTTATGGGCatgtaaaaattatgatgGTGATATACAGTCTGATGCTGTTGCTCAAGGATATGGTAGCTTAGGATTAATGTCTTCTGTATTATTATGTCCTGATGGTGTTACTTGTGTTTCAGAAGCTGCTCATGGTACTGTCACAAGACATTATAGAGCTTATCAAAAGGGAGAAAAGACATCAACAAATCCTATTGCCTCTATTTTTGCATGGACCAAAGGATTAGAACATAGAGCAAAAttagataaaaatgataatttaaaacaaTTTTGTTATGCTTTAGAAAAGGCATGTATAGAAACTGTAGAAGATGGATTGATGTCTAAAGATCTTGCAGGCTGTATTAAAGGTATTAAAAATGTTACTGATAAAGATTATATCTTTACTGAAGATTTAATTAATGCTATTAATGAAAAACTAAAATTAAAGCTACTTCTAAATCAATCCAAAAATGATCCACAAGCTACTTCATGTAAATTGAAAAACGATAACTGGAGTTATTATGCCCCCCAAGAACATTCaacataa
- a CDS encoding kinetochore protein SPC25, putative, translated as MEDILDNIEIKKSLQKQINEVMDENEKQYNEMKEYIENEKKQIEIMKNKTKEKKISINRLNHEIEANTVLVTELKESVMEEEKKLEEYPKLISEINNKLNLILKNFDSSKSEYNTVKLHKDYIQGEWKKKLETLYKLLGFEIILEDDKIVIEFSNIQDSEPQKKYRATLVLKNGIYEVIETNPRINKFEDFVDSLNKGLPFTTFCCLLRRSFKELK; from the exons ATGGAAGATATATTAGATAACATTGAGATAAAGAAGTCTTtacaaaaacaaataaatgaagttatggatgaaaatgaaaaacaatataatgaGATGAAAGAATAcatagaaaatgaaaaaa AGCAAATAGAAATTATGAAGAATAAAacgaaagaaaaaaagatatcAATAAATCGATTAAATCATG aaATTGAGGCTAACACTGTATTAGTCACAGAATTGAAGGAAAGTGTAATG gaggaggaaaaaaaattagaagaaTATCCCAAATTAATTTCTGagattaataataaattaaatttgatattaaaaaatttcgATTCGTCTAAATCGG aaTATAATACGGTTAAATTACATAAGGATTATATTCAAGGcgaatggaaaaaaaaactaGAAACCTTATATAAGCTTTTAGGGTTTGAAATAATATTAGAAG ATGATAAAATCGTTATAGAGTTTTCAAATATTCAAGATTCGGAaccacaaaaaaaatatcgaGCAACTCTTGTTTTgaaaaatggaatatatgAAG tcATTGAAACGAACCCacgtataaataaatttgaaGACTTTGTCGACAGTTTAAATAAAGGATTACCCTTCACTACTTTTTGTTGTCTACTAAGACGATCatttaaagaattaaaataa
- a CDS encoding dynactin subunit 2, putative codes for MKEEKEEGDEKKESFQNRQSGIETSAYKTNDENNNNMDDIRKDNNILNDINENIKRDELCSYNNKEVITMVHHDCIIKEYKSSKNDLLVDDKNSTVKNVITPEIQNEQMIDKDMLNNIKMYSKKFEEKRKKDILNCYNEHNNNNVTNKKDNFSYLDNNKKVLKEKLKPDIRDIFYKSQEKEIFEYIPDSSNYYVCHNEPKELYKDIVNLNKNILDNININIYSSPLDTYLSNMMTEYTEKEHENILKEENSNIILNDEEKKNKHKHEDIQMKELIDLSTYNEPKHSYEFYKNKILKIYDNGVQVEINPDKLKYNNSIYYEYNEGMKSFLEDPLCYLQKLKCEVDDILSYIVQIGNIHSTNGTLNNEANNNKNEDNINNNNNNNINNNILNDEEIKENDKLIKHILHNREPQEVLVELLSLKKYITNILNDEKLKTYFQHEYNNKEIYQEGNEKNDKYYKNHINDQVNINTDDIDIHTLFESLQNCDDLFSNNTNIKPCNENQNDNIKSVQNFDIYTIKNKKEERHIHVTDLLNMEKKITRIENVLGIDKMSMLPYDDLNHAILDLYNKLSLLDNNKLENVKKKVQNLQSEFLNLKKYKKDLLNVSKERGNYEETIDELFKILDIWKKTHHIIPNVLSRLYQLKKIHDNADSFSSRIKDLENEQIKFCDTLNKAESNIKLIHYKMDESIELLKNTLSKTECQNSPNNE; via the exons ATGaaggaagaaaaagaagaaggagatgaaaaaaaggaaagtTTTCAAAATAGACAAAGTGGGATTGAAACAAGTgcatataaaacaaatgatgaaaacaacaacaatatgGATGATATCagaaaagataataatatattaaatgatataaatgaaaatataaaaagagacGAATTATgtagttataataataaagaagttATAACTATGGTACATCATGATTGTATTATAAAGGAGTATAAATCATcaaaaaatgatttattggtagatgataaaaatagtaCTGTTAAAAATGTGATTACACCTGAAATACAAAATGAACAAATGATAGATAAAGACATGctcaataatataaaaatgtatagcAAAAAGTTTgaagaaaaaaggaaaaaagatATACTCAATTGTTATaatgaacataataataataatgttacaaataaaaaagacaatttttcatatttagataataacaaaaaagtactcaaagaaaaattaaaacctGATATAcgtgatatattttataaatctcaagaaaaagaaatctTTGAATATATCCCAGATAGTAGTAATTATTATGTATGCCATAATGAACccaaagaattatataaagatatagtCAATCtcaacaaaaatattttggacaatataaatattaatatatattcatcacCATTAGATACTTATTTATCAAATATGATGACAGAGTACACTGAGAAAGaacatgaaaatatattaaaagaagaaaattcaaatattatacttaatgatgaagaaaagaaaaataaacataaacatGAAGATATACAAATGAAAGAATTAATAGACCTTAGTACATATAATGAACCAAAACATTCTtatgaattttataaaaataaaattttaaaaatttatgatAATGGAGTGCAAGTTGAAATTAACCcagataaattaaaatataataattctatttattatgaatataatgaagGAATGAAAAGTTTTCTAGAAGATCCTCTATGttatttacaaaaattaaaatgtgaagtagatgatatattatcatatatagtACAAATAGGAAATATTCACAGTACAAATGGAACGCTAAACAATGAAGCtaacaacaacaaaaacgaagataatattaataataataataataataatattaataataatatattaaatgatgaagaaattaaagaaaatgataaactcataaaacatatattacataatagGGAACCACAAGAAGTACTTGTAGAATTGttatcattaaaaaaatatataacaaatatattaaatgatgaaaaattaaaaacctATTTTCAACATGAATATAACAACAAAGAAATATATCAAGAAGGAAATGAAAAGAacgataaatattataagaatcATATAAACGATCAAGTGAATATAAACACTGATGATATTGATATACATACACTATTTGAGAGCCTACAAAATTGTGACGACttattttctaataatacaaatataaaaccTTGTAATGAAaatcaaaatgataatataaaaagcgtacaaaattttgatatatatacaataaaaaataaaaaagaagaaagacATATTCATGTTACAGATCTtttaaatatggaaaaaaaaattacacgAATTGAAAACGTTCTAGGTATTGATAAAATGTCCATGTTACCTTATGATGATCTTAATCATGCAATTCTAGATCTATACaataaattatcattattagataataataaattagaaaATGTCAAAAAAAAGGTACAAAATCTTCAATCGGAATTtctaaatttaaaaaaatataaaaaggatcTATTAAATGTATCTAAAGAAAGAGGAAATTATGAAGAAACTATAGATGAACTTTTTAAAATTCTAgatatatggaaaaaaacACATCATATCATACCAAATGTATTATCAAGATTATATCAACTTAAAAAGATACACGATAATGCTGATTCATTTTCTTCCAGAATTAAAg ATTTGGagaatgaacaaataaagtTTTGCGACACATTAAATAAAGCCGAATCAAATATCAAATTAATTCATTATAAAATGGATGAAAGTATAGAATTGTTGAAAAATACATTAAGCAAAACGGAATGTCAAAACAGTCCCAacaatgaataa
- a CDS encoding protein transport protein SEC61 subunit alpha, with translation MVRFLNLIKPVMFLLPEVQSPDRKLPFKEKLLWTAVSLFVFLICCQIPLYGIVTSKSSDPFYWMRVILASNRGTLMELGISPIVTSGMVMQLLAGSKIIDVDQSLKEDRTLFQGAQKLLGLLITLGEAIAYVISGIYGNISEIGTGHAIIIILQLFFAGVVVILLDELLQKGYGLGSGISLFIATNICETIMWKSFSPTTINTDKGIEFEGAIISLIYCLFTESNKISALKKAFYRTHAPNVTNLLATVLVFLIVIYLQGFRVDLSVKYQSVRGQQGTYPIKLFYTSNIPIILQTALVSNLYFFSQILYKRFKNSILVNLLGQWQEVESSGTSIPIGGLAYYISPPNSFADITNDPFHTLVYISFVLVACAFFSKTWIEVSGSSAKDVAKQLRDQQIGMRGFRDTPTSLTRVFNRYIPTAAAFGGMCIGALTILADFLGALGSGTGILLAVTIIYQFYEMLVKEQEKAASLF, from the exons atgg tGAGATTTTTGAATTTGATCAAGCCTGTTATGTTTTTATTGCCAGAGGTTCAGTCTCCTGATAGAAAGTTACCATTTAAAGAGAAATTATTATGGACTGCTGTTtctttgtttgtttttttgatATGTTGTCAAATACCATTGTATGGTATCGTCACAAGTAAATCTAGTGATCCTTTTTATTGGATGAGAGTTATATTAGCTTCTAACCGAGGTACATTAATGGAATTAGGTATATCTCCTATTGTTACTAGTGGTATGGTTATGCAATTATTGGCAGGTTCTAAGATTATAGATGTTGATCAGAGTTTAAAAGAAGATCGTACATTATTTCAAGGAGCACAGAAGTTATTAGGATTATTGATTACATTAGGTGAAGCTATAGCATATGTAATAAGTGGAATTTATGGAAATATATCTGAGATAGGTACAGGTCATgctataataattatacttCAGTTATTTTTTGCTGGTGttgttgttatattattagatGAATTATTACAGAAAGGATATGGTTTAGGTTCAggtatatcattatttatagcAACGAATATATGTGAAACCATTATGTGGAAGTCTTTTAGTCCAACAACAATAAATACAGATAAAGGAATAGAATTTGAAGGTGctataatatcattaattTATTGTTTGTTTACAGAATCGAACAAAATATCTGCATTGAAAAAAGCTTTTTATAGAACACATGCACCTAATGTTACTAATTTGTTAGCTACCGTATTAGTATTCTTgattgttatttatttacaagGATTTAGAGTTGATTTATCTGTTAAATATCAAAGTGTAAGAGGACAACAAGGAACTTATCCTATTAAATTGTTTTATACTAGTAATATACCAATCATATTACAAACAGCTTTGGTATCTAacttatatttcttttctcaaattttatataaaagatttaAGAATAGTATCTTAGTCAATTTATTAGGACAATGGCAAGAAGTAGAATCTAGTGGAACATCTATACCTATTGGAGGTTtagcatattatatatcaccACCTAATTCTTTTGCAGATATAACTAATGATCCATTCCATACATtggtatatatatcatttgtattagTTGCATGTGCTTTCTTTTCAAAAACTTGGATTGAAGTATCAGGAAGTTCAGCTAAGGATGTAGCAAAACAATTAAGAGATCAACAAATTGGAATGAGAGGATTTAGAGATACACCAACATCTTTAACACGTGTATTTAATAGATACATTCCAACTGCTGCTGCTTTTGGTGGAATGTGTATTGGAGCTCTAACAATTCTTGCTGATTTTCTTGGAGCTTTAGGAAGTGGTACAGGTATATTATTAGCagtaacaataatatatcagTTTTATGAAATGTTAGTAAAAGAACAAGAAAAAGCAGCATCATTATTTTAG
- a CDS encoding nuclear import protein MOG1, putative has product MEEKLYEKHFFDKYIKMDIPDNYLDASRFRIIPDNQEVYVHKHDNRCFIIEVLCYEVMDDNDKSKYYFNDLAKENGSIENMIIVNNNSLSHVQRNYNLIVGKQKIKKQNENNYENVFLYIGIFPYKEYNADILITWNVPKDNFNIHPELDIFNNMLKSFRILDYQLFV; this is encoded by the coding sequence atggaagaaaaattatatgaaaaacatttttttgataaGTACATAAAGATGGACATACCTGATAATTATTTGGATGCATCAAGATTTAGAATAATTCCTGATAATCAAGAAGTATATGTTCATAAACATGATAATAGATGTTTTATAATTGAAGTATTATGTTATGAAGTTAtggatgataatgataaaagtAAGTATTATTTTAATGATTTAGCTAAAGAAAACGGAAGTAtagaaaatatgataattgtaaataataattctttatcaCATGTAcaaagaaattataatttaattgtagggaaacaaaaaattaaaaaacaaaatgaaaataattatgaaaatgttttcttatatataggtatatttccatataaagaatataatgctgatatattaataacatGGAATGTACCAAaagataattttaatatacatccagaattagatatatttaaCAATATGTTAAAATCATTTAGGATTCTTGATTATCAAttatttgtttaa
- a CDS encoding DNA/RNA-binding protein Alba 2, with amino-acid sequence MPGSTKSDTKLENEIRISYKSDALDYVYKAIVLFETYDEIILSGVGKAISSVVNVAEMVKRRAKGLHQFTKLYEKEHVIKREDNSGLKKNAKNEDKKSGDEEDEEEEEEEEEEENNKNKEANNRTVEFITTVPCMKIILSKNDDKIDKNEIGYQKPLDEKEVNVMTPEQILKEKSYRRRYRRGRGGDRFRSYRRNYYETSMWNNRRYEKRN; translated from the exons atgCCGGGTAGCACAAAGAGTGATACAAAATTAGAAAACGAGATTAGAATTAGTTACAAGAGTGATGCATTAGATTATGTCTATAAAGCTATTGTATTATTTGAGACCTATgatgaaattattttatcagGAGTAGGAAAAGCTATAAGTTCTGTTGTTAATGTAGCTGAAATGGTAAAAAGGAGAGCCAAGGGCTTACACCAATTTACCAAGCTTTACGAAAAGGAGCATGTAATTAAAAG AGAGGATAATAGTGGCTTGAAAAAGAACGCAAAAAATGAAGACAAAAAGTCTGGAGATGAAGAAGACGAGgaggaagaagaagaagaagaagaagaggaaaacaataaaaataaagaagcaAATAATAGAACCGTTGAATTTATTACTACTGTCCCATgtatgaaaattattttatcaaaaaatgatgataaaattGACAAAAATGAAATAGGTTATCAAAAACCATTAGACGAAAAAGAAGTAAATGTTATGACCCCAGAACAAATATTAAAGGAAAAATCTTATAGAAGAAGAT ATAGAAGAGGACGTGGTGGAGATCGCTTTAGATCATATCGAAGAAACTATTATGAAACATCCATGTGGAATAATAGAAgatatgaaaaaagaaattaa